Below is a window of Pagrus major chromosome 21, Pma_NU_1.0 DNA.
CTCATGCAACCTATCCTATTGGGATGTTAATAACAGGGCTTCAGCACTTCTGGGGGAGTAATAGCCAAGTTAATAGTGTTAGTGACCTCAGAATTGAAATAGCATGTAAACTATTTAGGGCTAAAAGAAAAACTTACCAATCCTACACTACAGCAATCTACAAACctaaattgaatatatttggcAAGTTATGAGTGCTTAATTTCTTTACGATTACCTCACACGGGGGCACCATTGTTTGAATTTGTGGTAGGGCAggtataattattttaattaaattaatcaaatttaataatcaaatcattaaaacaggGCACgaccctggaatcagggaccaataaccaaaAACAGTCTTAAAAGAAggtttcactttaaatgtaaatatttgtaaaatatttagaattaaaggaacagtgaaggaaatgaatctgAGCACTGACATGAACAGCAATTACCACAAAACATGcataaaataatcacagaaactgttctgtacaatataatagaatttattaatgttaacaaattgatcaataatcaataatacttcAATTGACAAAAATCTATCATTCAACTACAGTAGTTcaactatgaaactaaaacaataAGACAAGCTCAAGCAACAAACAAgcacgctgtgtgtgtgtgttagtgtgtgtgtgtgtgtgtgtgtgtgaaagagggagagggagagagagagagagacaaagaaagagagccAAAAAAGGATGGGCTTGAagagagagagccaagatggcTGACGCGATCTCTTGGAAGACAAGTGAGTGTTCAAAGCTGCGCAAGGCTTGAACAAACCATGGCAGAACACTGTTGTTGTCATGTGCAATTTTGAATACACACAAGACACTGCTCCCTTTGCTCCttttaattatgataaataataagatccaattttaCATTAGATTGCCTCGGGAGCACCACCCTTacagaagggaaaagatagccaattcaataaatcagtctcataaaaaggtactGAACTGTCGGTTTTCTGATTGTGCCAAGTAAGAGAAGATAGTTAgttgctatgctatgctgtgtgctcTCTAGGCCCAattcaacgttaccagtctttgaagaaaaagtGCTGGTGGTTCTTTGGCTGACGAGCCAGGCAGGAGAATGTTGAAATCCCAGTGTTGAAAACttctgttcttgctgtgcaatgTCCGATGAAAGAAGGTAGTTTgaggaaactggtcgctcctttcctttgcagggatagcaaCTTGCTTTGTGTTCTTCAGATTGTGGtgttagctggcaagctttccattgcagctgctggtgctaactgagctggaatactagcaggacctcatgtcactgctgtgaggagaagttcttcgGGCCTGCTGGAACTGCAGCTGGCAAGTTCAGTTTAGAGTCCATTttgaacgacttcatctgtgggtcccaacgCGGCAATGACCTGATTTCACTGATTGAACTTTCACTAGAGCttcatctcagaaaatatttgtAGAAAACTAAGCAAATCAGCTGCcgtttgttattttattatgaatgagaagaaaaaatgcCAATAGCTATAGTACTTGATTATATTTATGGAAGTGAGCTCCAGGTGGGGGGTCACTGTTGGTCTCTGGGCTCAGTTCAGCTTTGTGTGGGTGGAGGGCTCAGTGGAAAAAAGGCTTCCAgacaacaagagaaaagacaaaccagaccagagagggagaggagttgATGAGTGTGTACATCAGCAGATGTGAATCTGTTCTCAGTGGTTATTAGGActccaaccagccaaccagcaCTTCCTTCCTGCAGCAGACGGGCTGTGTGGgtttctgctctgcagcctTCTCACCGTCAGCTGCACTTGTTCACATGAACAACACAATGACAGTTACAACCACGGACTCCAGTTAAAGAATCATTCCAGGAACTTCAGTTTGATTTCAGCACTCAGTACTCACTGTCTCAGCTTTCACCTGTCTTATTCACCTGGGAGACGGACACACCATCATACAAATAATACTGAAAATAGATTAATCATTCACAGAAAAGGCACATatgcaaaaagtaaaaatgttttaaaatatttagtgaatacaacagcaaacacatgaaaacatgtgcTATACatacaaaactacataaacatCCAGTGTACATGAAACATCCTTCAGCTTATTTTGAAGAATGgagcaaaaaaatgtttaattttcagctaaaataaaagagacattaaaaaagaacaaagtccacatttactgtatattagtCAGTGTGTGTAAAGGTTCATGTTCTCATATTTCACTCAATTTGATTATTAAATTACTACTAAAACACAATATAATCAAActgttcatatatatatatataataataatgtgtagTAATATGTCAATAATATATGATAATACATGATTTGTACAtcatgattaataattaataatattttttctcatgttctcaaattgtttttgcagctaaagaaagaaacaattgTTAAATGTTGGTGTTTCTGATATCTTCCATCATCTCATAAATTTCTCCTCTGtacaaaatacaatttcaaaCAAATTCAAACTTTTCGCCCTCAAAGTATTTAATGACCACGAGAGGATTTGAAGCAGCGACTCCACGACTgtaacatttacagaaacatgCCATCTGTCTGTTCTCATCGATCAGAGCGACAGAACACAAACcactcagacagaaacacaaaccacaGAGAGAAAGTCATCTTGttgtttcaataaaaacatctgtttgaGTTTATGAGGCAGAAGTGGAGCGTCCATGTTTGTTCACCTCAGGTCTCGTAATGAGGTTCCAGCTGATCAGaaagctgctgtcagagccGTCAGAGTCGAGTGTCCGTCTCAGTCAGTGGTCAGTTTCAAATACTTCACCTGGTTAACCCCACTGAGCCACTGATCTCCTGTCAGTCACCTTCTAGCTTCAGTTTGTATCAGTGCAGCTGTCTGTGCTTCACTCACACCGCTCCTTATGTGACACATTATTGTGGCATGAAGCCTGTTTTTAAGCTTCACGGCTGTTTTCTTCTGACTTACAAACTCATCTACACTCATGTattgtgtgatggtgtgtgacTGCTGTCAAAATACGCTGAATGATTCTGGTGTAAAAGCTGTAAGAgctaaattatattttattggtTGATATTTTATTGgttgattaaaaataaacacagccaTCTTTTAGCCAACATTCAAACTGGAGGTGGActgatgaagctgctgtgtgatcatTTTATAGCAGTTGTAGCTTCAAAGCAGCtcgctctgctgtttgttcatgtgtgtaaacaacagtgtcatcagcgtaGAGTTTTACATCCACACTGACACAATTATAAAAGGGGCTCAGCACTGAACCTGGTGGCACAGCCTCACCTACTGACTTGTATATAATAGCtatatgtttctgtttgcttCTCTTTCTTTAGCTTAGTTGTCCTTGTTTAGCTGTATGCTTATATTCACATCTTCCTGTACATTTGTTCTTGCTACTGTGTGAAAGTATATTGAGAGCTACTTACAACCAGAGTCAAATGACTTGTAGGTGTCAACATACATGGCCCATGAAGTTGATTCTGTTTCTGACTGTTGCTCTGAAGCCAAACTGAAATCCATAAAAACAAGGCTGTTTCTaaaacacactgtgatttttcactttattgagAATGTTACACTGAGAGAATTTAACAAAGCTGCCACACTCTGcataatgtattaaaaagaaagacaagaggagaaaaatactaaaacaaTCACATATCTAGCAGACAGCTAATGattcagcttcattttctattattataCAAGTCACAATTCAAAGTGGAAATAAACTAGAGGATGAAAATAACACTATACCACAGAATTTATACTCATGCACTGCagatatatgtgtgtatatatgtattgaTATATGTAGGATGACTGTATCTAACCTGTGCATAAgaagacacatttttcaacCAACTACAACACATGAAAGTAGACATTTGTGACTGCTGATCAAAGTGATCAATGAGATGAATTGATGAGATTTGATGTTGAGAAAAGGCGAgcagaaaacagtcagtcagcatgTGTGCAGTTGGTGGACGGTCCCTTGTTTCAGAGgatcatcagcagagagagtCCACAGCAGTACACCAGACTCTTCACTATCAGCACTGTGTAGAGCACACAGAGCATCTTCACCTGGTACTGAGATGGCCCAGGAGCTCGTGGTGGAGTTGATGGACCAAGAGCTTGAacctctgaaaaagaaaaggagatttccaaaagaaatgtcagtcctctgctcctctgctctctttgacAGTGTCTCCACATGAAGCTGAATCACTGCTGAACACAGTCACCAAGCCTTCATTACCTTGTTCTGTTTGGGCCTCCACTGTGCCCCCCTCGTGCTGGACGGAGCAGCGGTATTTATACGTGTAGAGAGCGTCCCCGTCAACCAGCAAGATGGCGGCGGTGCGTCCCGACTCTCtgagctccagctgctctccctcagcagggagccactcctcctcattctcctttCGTCTGTTCCAGGAGAACCggaccagaggaggaaacatggctgaggccacacacagcagggagctCTTCCCCTCCAGGTGGGCTCTGGATGCTGCTGGGTACACGCTCACCACGGGCTTCACTACCTGCTCACCtgaagtttgacagcagcaacaagcagcacagacacacattgacacagtcAACAGCAGCTTACAGCACTGCACTGCATTCAGTGTGATCCTGGAAACTACATGGACTCTGATCACTAAACTACTCATCAATACAGCACAAAGTCCAACACATAGACTGGATTCAcctgcacatcaaacacactcatcatgtcatgtcatcatatGTTATATGGGGACAAACAACATTATGCGTTCAGCACTTATTTCTTTCAATGTgcacattcatcattattatgactattactagggctgggcgatatgcCCAGAAATTGAATCTCTGATTTTTTCACaacaaagaaaaccaaatgttttgttttccttctgaaaaacaaactacaaatgacaaagaaattattaaaagtattgcttttattttaattcttttattgtaaacaaaacTGGCCTGCCATTGTAAACAGTGCACCTTCAAACTcacttgaaaaaataaagaaaagtgcctcagtttgaaaaaaatatgtgtcCGTTTTTGATAAAATGCTCTTGTAAACATAAATTTAACATGTCAGATTGCATGCTATTTTCTATTTTGCAAAAGGTGCCTTTTGTttacaaaaagtattttgtatCCCTGaagacatgtaaacaaaaataaacatctgcATGCATTGCATAGTGAACATCACATGTTGGTAGATGTACAGGACATGAGGTGCGTGCTTGCTGTCTTtagtttcaacatttctttttttttttttacacatttttggtGAGAGGACAAGCCTGTCTACTACCTCTGGCTTGAGGCCCTGTTGCGGCTTTGTAGCATATACCTGGGGTCGTTTTCAGCATGTGGATGAACCCCGGCTTTTCTACTGTATATATGGGCACCATATCTTTAGCGATTTGCAACGTGACTGCATCCGTAAAAGCTGTCCACCGGGCCCCTTTCTTGTCATACGGGATACAATGATTAAATGATTCCGCTCATGTTGGCTTCTTTTTAGCGGATGTTTGTGGGCTGCTGTGGTCCTGTACATGTCGTCGTGAACAACAAGTGTCCCACTCCAATGCATGCGTCTGTTTGAGATGCTGAAATAAATTGGTCGTGCCGCTGCCTTTAGTTTCAACAGCCTTTAAACAAACTTTGCAGCGGACCGTGGTTTGTTCGAGGTCTGATGCCACAAAACCAAACTACTGATGAGACTGTGCCTTTTTGGGAACAAACTCTTTGCTTGCTGCCATGTTGTTGTGCTTGTTTCTCTGTGGAAAGTAAATGCGGGGGGAGCCCACTATGTATCACTAAATTAAAtttgataatataatataatataatataatataatataatataatataatataatataatataatgtaatataatataatctgTTTAATGGAAATCAGTATCTAATACACAATATTTACAGTCAGACACCACAAAAAatctaatttgaaatatttgatattatgttagccatttatttttttctatatatgcaaagttatatataaatatatatagtatataaaatattcaaaagtctaacaaaatggaaatacataTTTGCATGTGccattatatatattatttcatttttttgatataaaatgttaacattttagtatattaagtatattttattgtaatatCATGTCTGTTTGCgttcatgtataaatatatctcACACTAAAAGACACATGTACCATCATATAACACACATTTTCATGAGATCAATTTGACCATTTAATAATGacttatttattattctatacaacatatttaaagttaTATGTTTTTCAAATACATAATGaaacaactgaaggaaaatgaagCTTTATTCTCACctgttacaaacagtttagttcCAGAGCTAAAGATGTCGTATCCACGTCCTCCCACAGTGAGACAGAGTAATACAAAAACCTGTGTGCTGTTGAACGTGTCGGCTGAGGTGAACGAGTCCAAATGATGAAGCAGGATCATATTTCAGCTCCATGatgtgtttctctaatgttCATATCAACATGactgtctcttcttttattgtctttttagaCACACTAGCAGTGTTGCTCTATGGATGCTGATGTCTGTCGCTCCACTACTTTAGTCCACATGGATTGGACCTGGAccaaaggatggatggatggactgacatgacattttctacagacgttcttggtccccagaggatgaacttcATTCACTGACTTTGttgattctgactttttatccaGAGCCACCAGCAGGTCGATACGTTtagttcagactgaaatatctcaactattggatggattacaGTTTAAtgtggttcagacattcatgttcccctcaggatgaactgcaataactttggtgatcctctgtcttttcatctagcgccaccatcaggtcaacattttaatgtgtccaatactttgatcaatgattaattaaaaaaacaaatacctgCAGAACTGATGAGACATCCTCCCTGATTCCTGTTCTTCATGTGTGGATAAAATCTATCTGTTATATAGTCCAGCTGTCCTTATagtatatttttcaaaaagtgCCAGTTACCGGTCAAACAGTCGACTGCAGTTTAAGTCCAGCTGGCCACTTGATTATTATAAGTTTTTATTCTTATAAagcaatgataataatatatgGCTCTGCTCTCATCCTTTCCAACTCATGTTCTTCATATatgttataatatataatttatcCAAACTGAAATCATCCCTACCTTCTATATTCTCTCTGTATTATTTCCGTCTTTTCTGTATACATTCAAGATGCTGAACAGAGATGAGAGTTTTTAACTTTATCTGGAACATTTGCCTGGgaggtttttttatttgtatattacACAAACATCTTATTTAAGTTTTACTTTTAGAAATATGTTtcttattttgcattttaatctgGATTATGTGTTTTCATGAAGTTAGTTCTTGTATTATTTTCCCTTCATCTTGTTtcatcattgtgtttgtgtttgtgtcctttttcctcactgtgtgaaacaacaataaacctGCTGGAATATctgatcaaaatataaataaatataatatgaaataaatccctcagttcagtgtgtttgtgactgtggcTGAGATGGAGGTGAAATATGTGAACCTGGGCTGTGGTTTactgctctcttcctgtcacaaacactgtttgacatctgttcatctgttggTTTTTGTTCAGGCTGCTCGCATCATTTCTCACTGTGGGGAACTTTCTTCCCAACAGCCGCAGTAGTAGGTGGCTGAATGAAGGAGTTTAACTGTCTGGATCTCCAACTCACAGCCGTTCGTTTTATTCACAACTGAGAAATCATCTTTCTGAGGATGATCGAACCTTTCATCTATTTTACAGCTCCTCCTGTCAACATCAAGAACCAATCTGAATGTGTCTTTCTTCTGGTACCAGTATAGATGATCATTGTTGTCACACTTGTCACTTCGACATCTGAAGGAGACGTTTCCACCGACTCTCCTTGTCAGTGATAACTGGTCCTGAATCAGctgtgctgccatggcaaccagTGCTgtagagaagcagacagatagatgaaggtcagtgtgacagtgtttgttccAGGTGGACTTTGttggctcctgattggctggaaacactcacctgaacacagacagcacagagcagcagctgggaggaaaaGCATTTTGTGCAGTGGTGTTTCCTCTGGTGAACCTGGGGAGAAGTGGCGCTCTGACGCAGCTGAGGCCAAACGAGGACGAGCTGCGAGATCAGACGAGGGCCACGTGGTTTCTAACAGGTCCTCAGagctcccatcagcccctgcGGCGCACAGATAAGGCTGCTGTCTGACAGTAGGCTTTTAtcacagcacacattttgaCTTCTATTGATTGATCCTAATGATCCTTGTGTTACAGCAGTCAGCAGTAATGACTTTATAGGTTTCTAAATGATAAAATTCTACTTCTTAGAGACAAAATGCATCATCTTCTGACCTCAGATGGTACCAATTTAGCATCTAACACAGAACCCTCACAAACAGCTGGGAATTGCCATTGATCTTCACTGGCTAACTTCAATAATATCCTCATCTAAACTTTAAGTCCTATTTATCAGACCGATCTTGGTTTGTACAAGTTAACAATGAATCCTCACTGTATACCAAAGTCAGTCGTGGGGTTCCACAAGTTTCTGTGCTTGGACCGATACTATTCACTTTATATATGCTGCCTTTAGGGAATATcattagaaaacacacattcattgccattgttatgcagatgatacacaGT
It encodes the following:
- the LOC141016754 gene encoding immunoglobulin lambda-1 light chain-like encodes the protein MLFLPAAALCCLCSALVAMAAQLIQDQLSLTRRVGGNVSFRCRSDKCDNNDHLYWYQKKDTFRLVLDVDRRSCKIDERFDHPQKDDFSVVNKTNGCELEIQTVKLLHSATYYCGCWEERRGYDIFSSGTKLFVTGEQVVKPVVSVYPAASRAHLEGKSSLLCVASAMFPPLVRFSWNRRKENEEEWLPAEGEQLELRESGRTAAILLVDGDALYTYKYRCSVQHEGGTVEAQTEQGNEGLVTVFSSDSASCGDTVKETLGPSTPPRAPGPSQYQVKMLCVLYTVLIVKSLVYCCGLSLLMIL